In Propionicimonas paludicola, a single window of DNA contains:
- a CDS encoding thiamine pyrophosphate-dependent enzyme, translating into MHTRLLSGNEAVALGAWEAGVAVGCGYPGTPSTEILEALAGKPGVYTEWSVNEKVALEVGVGAALAGGRTLVTMKHVGVNVAADPLFTASYTGVRAGLVIVTADDPELHSSQNEQDNRNYAIAAKVPMLEPSDSQEAREFTRLAFELSETFDTPVFLRMTTRLSHSKSLIEPFAGDAPQRTEAPLAPGFEPDPRKYVMIPGHARARRVAVEDRMQRLIEAAEDHPANRIEWPDGLPADAIAEFGVITSGIPYSYVKEVAPQAPVLKLGLVHPLPRRLLAEFAARVRWLYVVEELDPVIETQLKAWGIDCVGREAFSGIGEFSPTIVARGLGRPLPAPTLSPQLEVTVRRPGLCPGCPHDHVFTELRRLGFIVSGDIGCYSLGVLPPYNAMDTLLDMGASLTMAQGMDLVVPPEQKGRIAAVIGDSTFAHSGITGLLNAVWNGRDGLYVVLDNGTTAMTGMQPNPLSGERMGRSDAPSLDYALLAKAMHIPDDRLAMVDAYDTATISAALEHLAGQSGVRLLVVLGLCLIEGQKLKRIEKLDLKKTVRRELVRTHPLGGQHE; encoded by the coding sequence GCTCTGGGCGCCTGGGAGGCCGGGGTTGCCGTCGGCTGTGGGTATCCGGGGACTCCATCCACCGAGATTCTTGAGGCCTTGGCCGGCAAACCCGGGGTCTACACCGAATGGTCGGTGAACGAGAAGGTGGCCCTCGAGGTCGGGGTCGGTGCCGCACTGGCCGGTGGCCGGACGCTGGTCACCATGAAGCATGTCGGGGTGAATGTGGCCGCCGATCCGCTGTTCACCGCGAGCTACACCGGGGTCCGAGCCGGTCTGGTGATCGTGACGGCCGACGATCCGGAGCTGCACTCGTCCCAGAACGAACAGGACAATCGCAACTACGCGATCGCGGCCAAGGTGCCGATGCTCGAGCCGTCCGACTCGCAGGAAGCTCGGGAGTTCACCAGACTCGCGTTCGAGCTGTCCGAGACCTTCGACACTCCGGTCTTTCTGCGGATGACTACCCGGCTCTCCCACTCCAAGAGCCTGATCGAGCCGTTCGCCGGGGATGCTCCGCAACGTACCGAGGCGCCGCTGGCGCCTGGCTTCGAGCCAGACCCGCGCAAGTACGTGATGATCCCCGGGCACGCCCGGGCCCGTCGGGTTGCCGTCGAGGACCGCATGCAGCGGCTCATCGAGGCGGCAGAGGATCATCCGGCCAACCGGATCGAGTGGCCGGACGGGTTGCCGGCCGACGCCATCGCCGAGTTCGGAGTGATCACCTCCGGCATCCCGTACAGCTACGTGAAGGAAGTCGCGCCGCAGGCTCCGGTGCTGAAGCTCGGCCTGGTCCATCCGTTGCCGCGGCGGTTGCTGGCCGAGTTCGCGGCGCGGGTGCGATGGCTCTACGTGGTCGAAGAGCTCGACCCGGTGATCGAGACCCAGCTCAAGGCGTGGGGGATCGACTGTGTGGGGCGCGAGGCGTTCTCCGGGATCGGTGAGTTCAGCCCGACCATCGTGGCCCGCGGCCTGGGCCGTCCGCTGCCGGCACCGACGCTGAGCCCGCAACTGGAGGTGACGGTGCGACGTCCGGGCTTGTGCCCGGGCTGCCCCCATGATCACGTGTTCACCGAGTTGCGTCGCCTGGGGTTCATCGTCTCCGGCGACATCGGCTGCTACTCCCTCGGCGTACTGCCTCCCTACAACGCCATGGACACCCTGCTCGATATGGGCGCCTCACTGACCATGGCCCAAGGCATGGATCTGGTCGTGCCGCCCGAACAGAAGGGACGGATCGCTGCCGTCATCGGCGACTCCACCTTCGCTCACTCCGGGATCACCGGACTGCTGAATGCGGTCTGGAACGGCCGCGACGGTCTCTACGTCGTGCTCGACAACGGCACCACGGCCATGACCGGAATGCAGCCCAACCCGCTCAGCGGCGAACGAATGGGACGATCCGACGCACCATCCCTCGACTACGCCTTGCTGGCCAAGGCCATGCACATCCCCGACGATCGGCTGGCCATGGTGGACGCCTACGACACCGCGACCATCTCGGCGGCGCTGGAGCACCTGGCCGGCCAGTCCGGCGTCCGGCTGCTCGTGGTGCTGGGGCTGTGCCTGATCGAGGGCCAAAAGCTGAAGCGGATCGAGA